The stretch of DNA CCTCGTGGAGAGCTGGTTCTCCGGACTCTGGCAATGCCCGCAGATACTAACGCTAATGGTGATATCTTCGGTGGTTGGATCATGTCACAGATGGATATTGGTGGCGCAATTCTGGCTAAAGAACTTGCCCGTGGTCGTGTAGTAACGGTTGCCGTCGATGCTATTACTTTTTTAAAACCTGTCACCGTTGGTGATGTGGTTTGTTGCTACGCACACTGTATGCGTACCGGACGTAGTTCTATCACGGTAAATATGGAAGTTTGGGTTAAAAAAGTTTCTTCCGAACCAATTGGACAACGCTATTGCGTTACTGAAGCGATCTTTACCTATGTAGCGGTTAACGACCTGGGAACTTCCCGCTCTCTGCCTGATAACAAAAGAAACCTCTCTTTCGATTAATTCTATTCAGTCTGAGTTAATTCATTCCAAAATAAAGCAGGTCGCAATAGCGACCTGTTTTATTGATTAATCATGCTGATAGCGATTAGCGAATTTGCGCCCCACCGTCAATTTTGAAGATAATCGTCAGCTTTTTATCTTTAACCACAACCGGTGTATAGCGCCATTTCTTCAACGCAACTTTTACATCCCGTTCAAACATTCTTGGCGGCGTTGATGACAAAATTCGTACGTTCTCAATTCGTCCATCTTCATCAATATCAAACATAATCTCAACCTGCCCTTCTATACGGCGATCAAACGCCTGTTTAGGATAAGCGGGTTCAACTTGTCTTAATATCTTCGAACCTGTTGCTGGTGCTGCACCACTAACAGAAGATGCCGGGCCACTGGCAACCTTGCTGGTATTGGCAGTAGTAATTGGCGCTGTCGCTGGCTTCTCTACAGGTGCCTGTACGGTACGCTCTTTTACAGGCTCTCTTTTCGGTTTAGGCTCTTTCTTCGGTTGTTTTTTAGGTTTCTCTACCGGTTTTGGCTTAGGTTTTTCTACTTCAACAGGTTTAGGTTTCTCCACCGGCGGTGGTTCAGGAATAGGTTCGGGCTCAGGGATTGGTTCAGGTTTAACTTCTTCTGGCTCGGGTTCAGGTGCAGCCGTTGGTTGTTGCGCAGGGCTATTTTGCTCTGCTACTTCCGCTGGTGTAGCAAACATAGCCGGGTTAACCATCACAACATTCATGGGAGCCGAATCATCTGGTGCGGGAATTTCAATCTGATCTTTTATCGAGGCGAAGACCAACCCACCGATAAGCGATGCATGAAGACAGACTGAAAAGGTAAGCGGCCAGGAAAAACGACGCGCCAGAAAGAATTTTTTCAAAAGGAACCACTTCACTATTCTGGAATGGGGGAATTCTAAATGAAAATGGTAATGAGATTCAATATCAATTTAACATATCGGTGTTTCAGTGTAGCAATTAGTCAGCAGATAGTCTGCACATTTTCATTTATCACTCTGGTTATAATATCTATAGTTTACAGTAATAAATCATGTAATATCGTCTCTCTTATCGCCCAACAATTATGACAATAACATTGAGGAATAATACCGTGTTATATCTGATTTATGCTGAAGATGTACCTGGCTCTTTAGAACAGCGTCTTGCCGCCCGCCCTGCTCATCTGGCTCGTTTACAGTCGTTAAAAGACGAAGATCGTTTAATCGTTGCCGGTCCAAATCCTATTGCGGATAGTGAAGATCCGGGAACAACCGGTTTCTCTGGTTCTGTTATTATCGCTGAATTTGCTACTCTGGAAGAAGCTAAAGCGTGGGCAGATAAAGACCCTTATGTTGATGCAGGGGTCTATCAGAAGGTAACGGTAAAACCATTTAAGCGCGTATTTTAATATTGCTGGGGGTTCTCTCAATACAATATCAGGGAACCCCAACCAACCAGTTAACGATCGATGTTATTACCATTCATGGATATTTGCATAGAGTAAAGAGCGTTGCTGACGCCCCAATTGCTTCTCTGTTCTGATGTGGTGTATCCGGCTGTTTCTGCGAGATTGTCCTTCCAGCCAGCGATGGCGTCGGCGTTGTGCCTGCCGCAACATGCGCCAGCGTCCAACTTCAGTTCTGGATCTGTGCATAATGACAAATGTATCTTTAAACAACGATAAGGTGTGTTAATTGTAACGCAGGCAATTTTTTCTTTTGGATGAATAAATCAAAAAATAAGTAACAAAATCTATAATACACTTTAAAGAAGTGTTTTACCTTTCCGCGACTCTGCGTAAACTCAACTCTTTATTTTTGAAGCAAACAGGATAACAAATTTCCGATGACCACTTTCTATACTGTATTGAGCTGGTTACTGGTATTAGGTTACTGGTTACTGATAGCGGGTGTTACGCTCCGGGTATTGATGAAGCGACGTTCTGTCCCGTCAGCCATGGCCTGGTTGTTAGTTATCTATATTCTTCCGTTAGTCGGTATTGTGGCCTACCTCCTGTTCGGTGAACTTCACCTTGGTAAACGACGGGCAGAACGCGCTAAAGAAATGTGGCCGTCTACGGCTACCTGGTTAGGAGAATTAAAAAACTGCCAGAATATTTTTGCTACTCAGATTAGCCCGGTATCAGAACCATTGTTCCAACTCTGTGCCCATCGTCACGGTGTTCCCGCTGTCAGAGGC from Limnobaculum xujianqingii encodes:
- the yciA gene encoding acyl-CoA thioester hydrolase YciA, with protein sequence MSKQDRTPRGELVLRTLAMPADTNANGDIFGGWIMSQMDIGGAILAKELARGRVVTVAVDAITFLKPVTVGDVVCCYAHCMRTGRSSITVNMEVWVKKVSSEPIGQRYCVTEAIFTYVAVNDLGTSRSLPDNKRNLSFD
- a CDS encoding TonB family protein, producing the protein MKKFFLARRFSWPLTFSVCLHASLIGGLVFASIKDQIEIPAPDDSAPMNVVMVNPAMFATPAEVAEQNSPAQQPTAAPEPEPEEVKPEPIPEPEPIPEPPPVEKPKPVEVEKPKPKPVEKPKKQPKKEPKPKREPVKERTVQAPVEKPATAPITTANTSKVASGPASSVSGAAPATGSKILRQVEPAYPKQAFDRRIEGQVEIMFDIDEDGRIENVRILSSTPPRMFERDVKVALKKWRYTPVVVKDKKLTIIFKIDGGAQIR
- a CDS encoding YciI family protein; protein product: MLYLIYAEDVPGSLEQRLAARPAHLARLQSLKDEDRLIVAGPNPIADSEDPGTTGFSGSVIIAEFATLEEAKAWADKDPYVDAGVYQKVTVKPFKRVF
- a CDS encoding YciY family protein, with protein sequence MHRSRTEVGRWRMLRQAQRRRHRWLEGQSRRNSRIHHIRTEKQLGRQQRSLLYANIHEW